In the Gasterosteus aculeatus chromosome X, fGasAcu3.hap1.1, whole genome shotgun sequence genome, one interval contains:
- the LOC120809689 gene encoding histone H1: MAEVAPAPAAASPKAAKKKASKPKKVGPSVSDLIVKTVAASKERSGVSAAAVKKALTAGGYDVDKNKARVKTAIKSLVAKGTLVQVKGIGASGSFKMSKTTADKPAKKTAPKAKKPAAKKPAAAKKPKAAAVKKVVAAKKSPKKAKKPAAAKKVAKSPKKVAKSPKKVAKSPKKVVKKAPAAKKSPVKKVAKPKAKKAAPKKK; this comes from the coding sequence atggcagaagtagctccagctccagccgccgcctcgcccaaagcagccaagaagaaggcgtccaagccgaagaaggtcggtcccagcgtctctgacctcatcgtgaaaactgtggccgcatccaaggagcggagcggcgtgtctgctgccgccgtcaagaaggctctgaccgccggaggatacgatgtggacaagaacaaggcccgcgtcaagaccgccatcaagagcctggtggccaaggggactctggtccaggtcaaggggatcggggcttccggctccttcaagatgagcaagaccaccgccgacaaaccggcaaagaaaaccgctcctaaagccaagaagcccgcggcgaagaaacccgcagcggccaaaaagcccaaagcagcggcagtgaagaaagttgtagccgctaagaagtcaccgaagaaggccaagaaacccgcagcggcaaagaaggtggccaagagccccaagaaggtagcaaagagccccaaaaaggtggccaagagccctaagaaggtggtgaaaaaggcccCTGCAGCCAAAAAATCTCCAGTGAAGAAGGTCGCTAAgcccaaagccaagaaagcagcacccaagaagaagtaa
- the LOC144383725 gene encoding cytochrome P450 2F2-like — protein MFALIILLLICVVFIVVQLKSRRPKNFPPGPPVWPILGNILDLSLENPLKDFERLKKTYGNVYSLFLGPKPVVVMNGMKTIKEALVTKGVDFAGRPQDLFVNDSTQRKGVILADYGSSWKEQRRFALMNLRNFGMGKDSMEERIHGEIQYTVDTLEKNIGKSFSPQNMFHNAASNIICQVLFGKRFEYQDETMKTLVQCFTENAKIANGPWAILSRHASAFKCRSEISDTSDFS, from the exons ATGTTTGCGTTAATAATACTGCTGTTAATCTGCGTTGTCTTCATCGTCGTTCAACTCAAATCCCGAAGGCCCAAGAACTTTCCACCAGGACCCCCAGTCTGGCCGATACTGGGGAACATTTTGGACCTGAGCCTGGAGAACCCCCTGAAGGACTTTGAGAGG TTGAAGAAGACCTATGGAAATGTCTATAGTTTATTTCTCGGTCCCAAACCAGTAGTAGTCATGAATGGGATGAAGACCATAAAGGAGGCTTTGGTGACCAAGGGTGTCGATTTCGCTGGAAGACCCCAAGACCTGTTTGTCAATGACAGCACCCAGAGAAAAG GAGTGATTCTGGCAGATTACGGTTCTAGTTGGAAGGAGCAACGTCGCTTTGCTCTGATGAACTTGAGGAACTTTGGAATGGGGAAGGACAGCATGGAGGAGAGGATTCATGGAGAGATACAATATACTGTGGACACGCTGGAGAAGAACATTG GCAAATCCTTCAGTCCTCAAAACATGTTTCACAATGCGGCCTCCAACATCATCTGCCAGGTTCTATTTGGAAAACGCTTTGAGTATCAGGATGAGACTATGAAAACACTTGTTCAATGCTTCACCGAGAATGCCAAGATAGCCAATGGGCCATGGGCTATTCTGAGTAGGCATGCTTCTGCCTTCAAATGTCGCTCAGAAATATCAGATACTTCTGACTTTAGTTAA
- the LOC120809692 gene encoding histone H2A, translating into MSGRGKTGGKARAKAKTRSSRAGLQFPVGRVHRHLRKGNYAQRVGAGAPVYLAAVLEYLTAEILELAGNAARDNKKTRIIPRHLQLAVRNDEELNKLLGGVTIAQGGVLPNIQAVLLPKKTEKPAKK; encoded by the coding sequence ATGAGCGGCAGAGGCAAAACCGGCGGAAAGGCCCGAgcgaaggcaaagacccgctcctctcgtgctggactccagttcccagtcggtcgcgtccacaggcatctgcgcaaagggaactatgcgcagcgtgtcggcgcaggagcccccgtctacctggcggccgtgctggagtacctgaccgctgagatcctggagctggctggaaacgccgcccgcgacaacaagaagacccgcatcatcccgcgtcacctgcagctggctgtccgcaacgacgaggagctcaacaagctgctgggcggagtgaccatcgctcagggcggcgtgctgcccaacatccaggcggtgctgctgcccaagaagaccgagaagcccgccaagaagtaa
- the LOC144383726 gene encoding histone H3-like isoform X1 codes for MARTKQTARKSTGGKAPRKQLATKAARKSAPATGGVKKPHRYRPGTVALREIRRYQKSTELLIRKLPFQRLVREIAQDFKTDLRFQSSAVMALQESSEAYLVGLFEDTNLCAIHAKRVTIMPKDIQLARRIRAVMNNRSYAVLVIGGAFC; via the exons ATGGCACGAACCAAGCAGACCGCTCGTAAGTCCACCGGAGGCAAagcccccaggaagcagctggccacCAAGGCCGCTCGTAAGAGCGCCCCGGCCACCGGCGGCGTGAAGAAGCCTCACCGTTACAGGCCCGGTACCGTGGCCCTGAGGGAGATCCGTCGCTACCAGaagtccacggagctgctgattcgcaagctgcccttccagcgtctggtgagagagatcgctcaggacttcaagaccgacctgcgcttccagagctctgctgttatggctctgcaggagtccagcgaggcttacctggtgggcctgttcgaggacaccaacctgtgcgccatccacgccaagagggtcaccatcatgcccaaagacatccagctggcccgtcgcATCCGCG CTGTCATGAATAATCGATCATATGCAGTGCTTGTCATCGGAGGTGCGTTCTGCTGA
- the LOC120809073 gene encoding histone H2A, producing MSGRGKTGGKARAKAKTRSSRAGLQFPVGRVHRHLRKGNYAQRVGAGAPVYLAAVLEYLTAEILELAGNAARDNKKTRIIPRHLQLAVRNDEELNKLLGGVTIAQGGVLPNIQAVLLPKKTEKPAKK from the coding sequence ATGAGCGGCAGAGGTAAAACCGGTGGAAAGGCCCGAgcgaaggcaaagacccgctcctctcgtgctggactccagttcccagtcggtcgcgtccacaggcatctgcgcaaagggaactatgcgcagcgtgtcggcgcaggagcccccgtctacctggcggccgtgctggagtacttgaccgctgagatcctggagctggctggaaacgccgcccgcgacaacaagaagacccgcatcatcccgcgtcacctgcagctggctgtccgcaacgacgaggagctcaacaagctgctgggcggagtgaccatcgctcagggcggcgtgctgcccaacatccaggcggtgctgctgcccaagaagaccgagaagcccgccaagaagtaA
- the LOC144383726 gene encoding histone H3-like isoform X2: MARTKQTARKSTGGKAPRKQLATKAARKSAPATGGVKKPHRYRPGTVALREIRRYQKSTELLIRKLPFQRLVREIAQDFKTDLRFQSSAVMALQESSEAYLVGLFEDTNLCAIHAKRVTIMPKDIQLARRIRVENTEGEQCQTFPGSHE; the protein is encoded by the exons ATGGCACGAACCAAGCAGACCGCTCGTAAGTCCACCGGAGGCAAagcccccaggaagcagctggccacCAAGGCCGCTCGTAAGAGCGCCCCGGCCACCGGCGGCGTGAAGAAGCCTCACCGTTACAGGCCCGGTACCGTGGCCCTGAGGGAGATCCGTCGCTACCAGaagtccacggagctgctgattcgcaagctgcccttccagcgtctggtgagagagatcgctcaggacttcaagaccgacctgcgcttccagagctctgctgttatggctctgcaggagtccagcgaggcttacctggtgggcctgttcgaggacaccaacctgtgcgccatccacgccaagagggtcaccatcatgcccaaagacatccagctggcccgtcgcATCCGCG TGGAAAACACTGAGGGGGAACAGTGTCAGACATTCCCTGGATCTCATGAATGA